One genomic window of Agarivorans sp. Alg241-V36 includes the following:
- a CDS encoding YbaN family protein, which produces MLKLFYLLVAWLAVLLGTVGIFLPLLPTTPFILLAVILFSKSSPRFATWLEQHGTFGPLINDWQRHGVVSLKAKCSASVMVAISAGLMLWMDVPWFARIAAGTCLLAVMIFLWTRPSVKNSSS; this is translated from the coding sequence ATGTTAAAACTGTTTTACCTCTTGGTTGCTTGGCTAGCGGTATTGCTAGGCACGGTAGGTATTTTCTTACCTTTGTTACCAACTACGCCATTCATACTGTTGGCGGTGATTCTATTTTCTAAAAGCTCCCCTCGATTTGCTACATGGTTAGAGCAGCATGGCACTTTCGGACCATTGATTAACGATTGGCAGCGCCACGGTGTAGTCAGCTTAAAAGCAAAGTGTAGCGCTAGCGTCATGGTGGCTATTTCGGCCGGTTTAATGCTGTGGATGGATGTTCCATGGTTTGCCCGGATTGCTGCTGGTACTTGCTTGCTGGCGGTAATGATTTTTCTTTGGACACGCCCTTCAGTAAAAAACTCCTCTTCCTAA
- a CDS encoding dUTP diphosphatase: MLQANQAQIMLQLQDNMNAKVNPQWLSTRSPFLRAVVIEGAEAIEHHGWKWWKKQDCDLEQLQMELVDIWHFVLSELLLQSDGEHTPAQAYIFDNIDQKELQFDGKQWQFSELNLLEKLELLIGLAAAKRTSIGLFSALLVDCKMTWLDLYQQYVSKNVLNFFRQDNGYKQGTYRKVWDGREDNEHLVELMADLDASALSFQEDLYQALHQRYGQSK; encoded by the coding sequence ATGTTACAAGCAAACCAAGCGCAAATTATGTTGCAGCTACAAGACAACATGAACGCCAAAGTGAATCCCCAATGGCTAAGCACGCGTTCGCCCTTTTTGCGTGCGGTAGTGATTGAAGGTGCGGAAGCGATTGAACACCATGGTTGGAAGTGGTGGAAAAAACAAGATTGCGACTTAGAACAACTACAAATGGAGCTGGTAGACATTTGGCACTTCGTATTGTCTGAGTTATTGCTGCAATCAGATGGCGAACATACACCGGCCCAAGCTTATATTTTTGACAATATCGACCAGAAAGAGCTGCAGTTTGATGGTAAGCAATGGCAGTTTTCCGAGCTTAATTTATTAGAGAAGCTTGAACTACTGATTGGTCTTGCTGCTGCCAAACGCACCAGCATTGGCTTGTTCTCGGCCTTGCTAGTTGATTGTAAAATGACTTGGCTGGATCTTTACCAGCAATACGTGAGCAAAAACGTGCTTAATTTCTTCCGTCAAGACAATGGTTACAAGCAAGGAACCTATCGTAAAGTGTGGGACGGCAGAGAAGATAACGAGCACTTGGTTGAGCTAATGGCAGATTTAGATGCCTCGGCGTTAAGTTTCCAAGAAGATTTGTACCAAGCCCTACATCAACGCTACGGCCAATCGAAGTAA